The Montipora foliosa isolate CH-2021 chromosome 1, ASM3666993v2, whole genome shotgun sequence DNA segment TAATCttaaggtaatcaaatgtcaatcaaggaatcaattaacagaatcaaataatctattttttaacaaaacattCTCCGCCCCGATGAGGGCGTAGTCCTCATCCTACACGCAGTGTTTTAAAAATTATGCTGGTATACTGTCTCTTCACTCTTCCTCCGCAGGACAAATCACAGCAACTTTAGTAACAGGACGACTGTAGACGCCAGTCGACGTCTTGACTTCGACATTTCGTACTCGACCGTCCGGTCCTGGGTAGACTTCCATGATTCTGCCTGTGCACCACTTGCCTCGAAAGGCATTACTATCAGCCACTGTAACGATGTTGTTGACTTTCACGTTTCGTCGTTCAATTTGCCACTGCTTCCTCGGTACTAGGGATGGAAAAACGTCTCGATTCCAACGCTTCCAGAATGAATCAACGATTTTCTGGAGAAACTCAACTCTGTGGCGCGGATTTTGTGTTTCTTTGAAAGGTCCTTGTGGTACTTCAGATGACGCTCGTCCAAGGAGAATATCATTAGGGCATATGTACTTGGCATCATCAGGGTCGTTTGGAATCCTTCCGATTGGCCGTTGATTAACAAGATTGGCTACCTCTAGAAACACCGTGTACAACTCGAATGGTGTTAGCAATTGACTGCCAATGGCCCGCTTTAGAGGGTTCTTGCAAGTCTTGACGAGCACCTCTGCGCGGCCATTTTGATGAGGGGCAGCAGGTGTCGTGAATTTCCAGTGCATGCCTTTCTCTGCGCAAAAATTTTGAATCTCTTCTCGGTTCAAACCTCGTACCATTTCACCCAGCTCCCTCTCCGCACCGACAAACTGTGAACCGTTATCACTTATCATCACTGCAGGTTGACCGCGAATCGCAAAAAATCTACGGAGAACTTGCAAAAACTCCATGGTAGAACAGTCAACGGCCATCTCCACATATACTGCCCTTGTGTTCAAGCATGTAAACACCACACCG contains these protein-coding regions:
- the LOC138013312 gene encoding uncharacterized protein; protein product: MAVDCSTMEFLQVLRRFFAIRGQPAVMISDNGSQFVGAERELGEMVRGLNREEIQNFCAEKGMHWKFTTPAAPHQNGRAEVLVKTCKNPLKRAIGSQLLTPFELYTVFLEVANLVNQRPIGRIPNDPDDAKYICPNDILLGRASSEVPQGPFKETQNPRHRVEFLQKIVDSFWKRWNRDVFPSLVPRKQWQIERRNVKVNNIVTVADSNAFRGKWCTGRIMEVYPGPDGRVRNVEVKTSTGVYSRPVTKVAVICPAEEE